A window from Hemibagrus wyckioides isolate EC202008001 linkage group LG19, SWU_Hwy_1.0, whole genome shotgun sequence encodes these proteins:
- the lg19h11orf98 gene encoding uncharacterized protein C11orf98 homolog codes for MAPGGKINKPKTELGKKLFKRRRVLTKQKRKKHRIVGAVVDEGLITKHHLKKRSTSSRANITLSGKKRRKLLKQLRHMEKEKASMDVEEVPKKKAAPAEKKKEKKSGGDVEMMDLE; via the exons ATGGCTCCTGGTGGGAAGATCAACAAACCGAAAACA GAAttggggaagaagctgttcaagaGGCGGAGGGTTCTGACGAAGCAGAAGAGGAAGAAGCACCGCATTGTTGGAGCAGTGGTGGATGAAGGGCTTATAACTAAACACCACCTGAAAAAGAGGAG caccAGCTCCAGAGCGAACATCACCCTTTCTGGGAAGAAAAGACGAAAGTTGCTGAAACAGCTGCGTCacatggagaaagagaaagcatcCATGGATG TTGAAGAAGTACCAAAGAAGAAAGCAGCTCCTGctgaaaagaagaaggagaagaaaagcgGCGGTGACGTGGAGATGATGGATTTGGAATAA